From a single Cupriavidus taiwanensis LMG 19424 genomic region:
- a CDS encoding HIT family protein has translation MDTQYSPNNIFAKILRGEMPCIKVYEDDDTIAFMDIMPQADGHTLVVPKEAAVNLFDLSERGAQAAIVATQRVARAVRAAFNPDGISIGQFNGAAAGQTVPHVHFHIVPRYNDQSLRGHARDMQEPEVLKGHAERIIAALREQAP, from the coding sequence ATGGACACCCAGTACAGCCCGAACAACATCTTTGCCAAGATCCTGCGCGGCGAAATGCCGTGCATCAAGGTGTACGAGGACGACGACACCATTGCCTTCATGGACATCATGCCGCAGGCCGACGGCCATACGCTGGTGGTGCCCAAGGAAGCCGCGGTCAACCTGTTCGACCTGTCGGAGCGCGGCGCCCAGGCCGCCATCGTCGCCACCCAGCGCGTGGCGCGCGCGGTGCGCGCGGCCTTCAACCCCGACGGCATCTCGATCGGCCAGTTCAACGGCGCCGCGGCGGGCCAGACCGTGCCGCACGTCCATTTCCACATCGTGCCGCGCTACAACGACCAGTCGCTGCGCGGCCACGCGCGCGACATGCAAGAGCCGGAAGTGCTCAAGGGGCACGCCGAACGCATCATCGCCGCGCTGCGCGAGCAGGCGCCCTGA
- a CDS encoding 3-hydroxybutyryl-CoA dehydrogenase: MNHASKHSTKQAEEDKMAIKTVGIVGAGTMGNGIAQACAVVGLNVVMVDISDAAVQKGVATVSGSLDRLIKKEKLTEAQKADALARIKGSTSYDDLKAADIVIEAATENYDLKVKILKQIDGIVGDNVIIASNTSSISITKLAAVTARADRFIGMHFFNPVPVMALVELIRGLQTSDATHAAVEALSKQLGKYPITVRNSPGFVVNRILCPMINEAFCVLGEGLASPEEIDEGMKLGCNHPIGPLALADMIGLDTMLAVMEVLYTEFADPKYRPAMLMREMVAAGYLGRKTGRGVYVYSK; encoded by the coding sequence CTGAACCACGCATCCAAGCATTCAACCAAGCAAGCAGAGGAAGACAAGATGGCAATCAAGACTGTAGGCATCGTCGGTGCCGGCACCATGGGCAATGGCATCGCCCAGGCCTGCGCAGTGGTGGGACTGAACGTGGTGATGGTCGACATCAGCGACGCCGCCGTGCAGAAGGGCGTGGCCACGGTGTCGGGCAGCCTGGACCGGCTGATCAAGAAGGAAAAGCTGACCGAGGCGCAGAAGGCCGACGCGCTGGCGCGGATCAAAGGCAGCACGTCATATGACGACCTCAAGGCCGCCGACATCGTGATCGAGGCGGCCACCGAGAACTACGACCTCAAGGTCAAGATCCTCAAGCAGATCGACGGCATCGTCGGCGACAACGTCATCATCGCGTCGAACACCTCATCGATCTCGATCACCAAGCTCGCCGCGGTGACCGCGCGCGCGGACCGCTTCATCGGCATGCACTTCTTCAACCCGGTGCCGGTGATGGCGCTGGTCGAACTGATCCGCGGCCTGCAGACCAGCGACGCGACGCACGCCGCCGTCGAGGCCCTGTCGAAGCAACTGGGCAAGTACCCGATCACGGTCAGGAACAGCCCGGGCTTCGTCGTCAATCGCATCCTGTGCCCGATGATCAACGAGGCCTTCTGCGTGCTGGGCGAAGGCCTGGCCTCGCCGGAAGAGATCGACGAAGGCATGAAGCTGGGCTGCAACCACCCGATCGGGCCGCTGGCGCTGGCCGACATGATCGGGCTGGACACCATGCTGGCGGTGATGGAAGTGCTGTACACCGAGTTCGCCGATCCGAAGTACCGTCCGGCCATGCTGATGCGCGAGATGGTGGCTGCGGGCTACCTGGGGCGCAAGACGGGGCGTGGGGTGTACGTGTATAGCAAGTAA
- a CDS encoding DUF3293 domain-containing protein encodes MASAIDADTLRAYRETQYRVLGDTPMTLRIDQRSAALAALHRALGVDCSAFITAANPFSQRCDDAANARRQQALAEDLNALGRRAIEAAGEHPDNGWPAEPSFLVPGLSLAEARALGETYQQNAVVWSGADAVPRLVLLR; translated from the coding sequence GTGGCCAGCGCCATCGACGCCGACACCCTGCGGGCGTATCGCGAAACGCAGTACCGTGTGCTGGGCGACACGCCGATGACGTTGCGCATCGACCAGCGCAGCGCCGCGCTGGCCGCGCTGCACCGCGCGCTGGGCGTGGACTGCAGCGCCTTCATCACCGCGGCCAACCCGTTCAGCCAGCGCTGCGACGATGCCGCCAACGCGCGCCGGCAACAGGCACTGGCAGAGGATCTCAACGCACTGGGACGGCGCGCGATCGAAGCCGCTGGCGAGCATCCCGACAACGGCTGGCCCGCCGAACCGAGTTTCCTGGTGCCAGGGCTCTCGCTGGCCGAGGCGCGGGCACTTGGAGAGACCTACCAGCAGAACGCCGTGGTCTGGAGCGGCGCCGACGCGGTGCCGCGACTGGTGCTGTTGCGCTAA
- a CDS encoding Crp/Fnr family transcriptional regulator has product MLNDFVDRCVWAADLSPEQRERVRRAMFVHEYSQGDYVCHKGDKAEHWLGVLEGIVKITTVSPSGKSVTFTGVPTGGWFGEGAVLKSEIRKYDVMALRRSTIAFLPRDTFQWLLDTSLPFTRFLLTQFNERLGQFIAAVEYERLLDIDSRVARAVSSLFNEHLYPGIGKTLEISQEEIGLLAGISRQRANQALKVLEQQGLVRVDYGVIEVLDLDGLRQYGE; this is encoded by the coding sequence ATGCTGAACGATTTTGTCGACCGCTGCGTGTGGGCAGCAGACCTGAGTCCGGAGCAGCGCGAGCGCGTGCGCCGCGCCATGTTCGTGCACGAGTACAGCCAGGGCGACTACGTCTGCCACAAGGGCGACAAGGCGGAGCACTGGCTGGGCGTGCTCGAAGGGATCGTCAAGATCACCACGGTGTCGCCGTCGGGCAAGTCAGTCACCTTCACCGGCGTGCCCACCGGCGGCTGGTTCGGCGAAGGCGCGGTGCTGAAGTCGGAGATCCGCAAGTACGACGTGATGGCGCTGCGCCGCTCGACCATCGCCTTCCTGCCGCGCGACACTTTTCAGTGGCTGCTGGATACCAGCCTGCCGTTCACGCGCTTCCTGCTGACGCAGTTCAACGAGCGCCTGGGGCAGTTCATTGCGGCGGTGGAATATGAACGGCTGCTCGACATCGATTCGCGCGTGGCGCGCGCGGTGTCGTCACTGTTCAACGAGCACCTGTACCCGGGCATCGGCAAGACGCTGGAGATCTCGCAGGAAGAGATCGGCCTGCTCGCCGGCATCTCGCGCCAGCGCGCCAACCAGGCACTCAAGGTGCTGGAACAGCAGGGACTGGTGCGGGTGGACTACGGCGTGATCGAGGTGCTGGACCTCGACGGACTGCGGCAGTACGGGGAGTAA
- a CDS encoding AMP-dependent synthetase/ligase, protein MQESSATTFPRWLLAHAQQRPEHPAYREKDLGIWQTYSWAQAAQQVRALACGLAALGFKRGMNLAVVGDNRPRLYWAMTAAQALGGVPVPLYQDAIANEMVYVLNDAEIEFAIVEDQEQVDKLLEVEAQLAESGRAVRHVIFEDPRGLLDYDHPSLMSYERLQELGREFDQAHPGFYDEAIAAGQPDDTAIILYTSGTTGKPKGVCHSHHGLIGSARNGCAFDKLNADDDVLSYLPMAWVGDNLFSYAQAMVAGFTVNCPESRETVMTDLREIGPTYYFAPPRIYEGLLTQVMIRMEDAGWIKRKLFHWAMDVARRCGTAILDGQPVPVAERARYALGEALVYGPLRNVLGMSRIRVAYTAGEAIGPDLFRFYRSIGVNLKQFYGQTETCAYVCLQPDGKVKFDSVGPAAPGMEIRIADNGEVLVRGVGLLKSYYKRDDATREAINDEGYFMTGDAGVIDADGHLKIIDRAKDVGKLADGSMFAPKYIENKLKFFPYIKEAVAFGNGRDQVCAFINIDFEAVGNWAERRHLPYAGYVDLAAQPDVLEMIGECVNQVNADLANDPMLAGSQIARFLVLHKELDPDDDELTRTRKVRRGFIAEKYGVLVDALYAGKSEQFIETRVKFEDGREGSVSATLKLVDARRLPVAARAA, encoded by the coding sequence ATGCAGGAATCGTCGGCGACGACCTTCCCGCGATGGCTGCTGGCGCACGCCCAGCAGCGGCCGGAGCATCCGGCGTATCGCGAGAAGGATCTCGGCATCTGGCAGACATACAGCTGGGCCCAGGCGGCACAGCAGGTGAGGGCGCTGGCATGTGGTCTGGCCGCGCTTGGTTTCAAGCGCGGCATGAACCTGGCAGTGGTGGGCGACAACCGTCCGCGCCTGTACTGGGCCATGACCGCGGCGCAGGCGTTGGGCGGCGTGCCGGTGCCGCTGTACCAGGACGCCATCGCCAACGAGATGGTCTACGTGCTCAACGATGCGGAGATCGAATTCGCCATCGTCGAGGACCAGGAGCAGGTCGACAAGCTGCTGGAAGTCGAAGCGCAGCTGGCCGAGTCCGGCCGCGCCGTGCGCCACGTCATCTTCGAAGATCCGCGCGGCCTGCTCGACTACGATCACCCGTCGCTGATGTCGTACGAGCGCCTGCAGGAACTGGGGCGCGAGTTCGACCAGGCCCACCCGGGCTTCTATGACGAGGCCATCGCCGCCGGGCAGCCCGACGACACCGCGATCATCCTCTATACGTCCGGCACCACCGGCAAGCCAAAGGGCGTGTGCCATTCGCACCATGGCCTGATCGGCTCGGCGCGCAACGGCTGCGCCTTCGACAAGCTCAACGCCGATGACGACGTGCTGTCCTACCTGCCGATGGCGTGGGTGGGCGACAACCTGTTCTCGTATGCGCAGGCGATGGTGGCCGGCTTCACCGTGAACTGCCCGGAATCGCGCGAGACGGTGATGACCGACCTGCGCGAGATCGGCCCCACCTACTACTTTGCGCCGCCGCGGATTTATGAAGGCCTGCTGACGCAGGTGATGATCCGCATGGAGGATGCCGGCTGGATCAAGCGCAAGCTGTTCCACTGGGCCATGGATGTGGCGCGCCGCTGCGGCACCGCCATCCTCGACGGCCAGCCGGTGCCGGTCGCGGAGCGCGCGCGCTACGCGCTGGGCGAAGCACTGGTCTACGGCCCGCTGCGCAATGTGCTGGGCATGAGCCGCATCCGCGTGGCCTATACCGCGGGCGAGGCGATCGGCCCGGACCTGTTCCGCTTCTACCGCTCGATCGGCGTGAACCTGAAGCAGTTCTACGGCCAGACCGAGACTTGCGCCTATGTGTGCCTGCAGCCCGACGGCAAGGTCAAGTTCGACTCGGTGGGGCCGGCCGCGCCGGGCATGGAAATCCGCATCGCCGACAACGGCGAGGTGCTGGTGCGCGGCGTGGGCCTGCTCAAGTCCTACTACAAGCGCGACGATGCCACGCGCGAGGCCATCAACGACGAGGGCTACTTCATGACCGGCGACGCCGGCGTGATCGATGCCGACGGCCACCTGAAGATCATCGACCGCGCCAAGGACGTGGGCAAGCTGGCCGATGGCTCGATGTTCGCGCCCAAGTACATCGAGAACAAGCTCAAGTTCTTCCCGTACATCAAGGAAGCGGTGGCCTTCGGCAACGGCCGCGACCAGGTCTGCGCCTTCATCAACATCGACTTCGAGGCGGTGGGCAACTGGGCCGAGCGCCGCCACCTGCCGTATGCCGGCTACGTCGACCTGGCCGCGCAGCCGGACGTGCTGGAGATGATCGGCGAATGCGTGAACCAGGTGAATGCGGACCTTGCCAACGACCCGATGCTGGCCGGATCGCAAATCGCGCGCTTCCTGGTACTGCACAAGGAGCTGGACCCGGACGACGACGAACTGACCCGCACGCGCAAGGTACGGCGCGGCTTTATCGCGGAGAAGTATGGCGTGCTGGTCGACGCGCTCTATGCGGGCAAGTCGGAGCAGTTCATCGAGACGCGCGTCAAGTTTGAAGACGGACGCGAGGGCAGCGTGTCGGCCACGCTGAAGCTGGTGGATGCCAGGCGGCTGCCGGTAGCGGCGCGCGCGGCATAA
- a CDS encoding ABC transporter ATP-binding protein, whose product MTQVAWQGAGKREWSAAARTDASGAGGGGAMAPAGTLPPAGLADDSGVHPGTRHAQRTGAQARTGGEVILDLQHISLSFGGVKALTDISFDVCEHEVRAIIGPNGAGKSSMLNVINGVYHPQQGRIVFRGEERKQMHPTAAARQGIARTFQNIALFKGMTVLDNIMTGRNTQFRTSWFAHALWWGPARNEEMRHRQKVEEVIDFLEIQSIRKTPVGRLPYGLQKRVELARALAAEPSMLLLDEPMAGMNVEEKQDMCRFILDVNRQFGTTIVLIEHDMGVVMDISDRVVVLDYGKKIGDGTPEEVKGNPDVIKAYLGTSH is encoded by the coding sequence ATGACACAAGTGGCCTGGCAAGGCGCCGGCAAGCGCGAATGGAGCGCCGCGGCACGCACCGATGCGAGCGGTGCCGGCGGTGGCGGTGCGATGGCGCCGGCAGGAACGCTGCCCCCCGCGGGGCTGGCGGATGACAGCGGCGTGCATCCCGGTACGCGCCATGCGCAGCGCACCGGTGCGCAGGCGCGCACCGGCGGCGAGGTGATCCTTGACCTGCAGCATATCTCGCTGTCGTTCGGCGGGGTGAAGGCGCTGACCGATATCTCGTTCGACGTGTGCGAGCACGAGGTGCGCGCCATCATCGGCCCGAACGGCGCCGGCAAGAGTTCGATGCTGAACGTGATCAACGGCGTCTACCACCCGCAGCAGGGGCGCATCGTGTTCCGCGGCGAGGAGCGCAAGCAGATGCACCCGACCGCCGCGGCGCGCCAGGGCATTGCGCGCACGTTCCAGAACATCGCGCTGTTCAAGGGCATGACGGTGCTGGACAACATCATGACCGGCCGCAACACGCAGTTCCGCACCTCGTGGTTCGCGCACGCGCTGTGGTGGGGCCCGGCGCGCAACGAGGAAATGCGGCACCGGCAGAAGGTCGAGGAGGTGATCGACTTCCTGGAAATCCAGTCCATCCGCAAGACGCCGGTCGGGCGCCTGCCGTACGGCCTGCAGAAGCGCGTCGAGCTGGCGCGCGCGCTGGCGGCCGAGCCGTCGATGCTGCTGCTCGACGAGCCCATGGCCGGCATGAACGTGGAAGAGAAGCAGGACATGTGCCGCTTCATCCTCGATGTGAACCGGCAGTTCGGCACCACCATCGTGCTGATCGAGCACGACATGGGCGTGGTGATGGATATCTCGGACCGCGTGGTGGTGCTGGACTACGGCAAAAAGATCGGCGACGGCACGCCGGAAGAGGTCAAGGGCAACCCTGACGTGATCAAGGCATACCTGGGCACTTCGCACTGA
- a CDS encoding branched-chain amino acid ABC transporter permease, which produces MTFFVEILLGGLLSGLMYSLVALGFVLIYKASGVFNFAQGAMVYFAALAVVGLMDKGMPMWAAVIGAFVVMILVGMSTERFVLRKLVNQPPITLFMATIGLSFFLEGLGPLLFGNEVRPINLGIVDEPIESILTTFNIVISKFDLAAAAIAGVLVGSLALFFQYTKVGRALRAVADDHQAALSLGIPLQNIWAIVWGVAGFVALVAGMLWGSRNGVQFALTLTALKALPVLILGGFTSVPGAIVGGLIIGASEKLAEIYIPPVFQSMFGGNFGGIEGWFPYVFALLFLLVRPEGLFGEKHIDRV; this is translated from the coding sequence ATGACGTTCTTCGTTGAAATCCTGCTCGGCGGCCTGCTGTCGGGACTGATGTACTCGCTGGTGGCGCTGGGCTTCGTGCTGATCTACAAGGCCTCGGGCGTGTTCAACTTTGCCCAGGGCGCGATGGTCTACTTTGCCGCGCTGGCGGTGGTGGGGCTGATGGACAAGGGCATGCCGATGTGGGCGGCGGTGATCGGCGCCTTCGTGGTGATGATCCTGGTGGGCATGAGCACCGAGCGCTTCGTGCTGCGCAAGCTGGTCAACCAGCCGCCGATCACGCTGTTCATGGCCACGATCGGGCTGTCGTTTTTCCTGGAAGGGCTGGGGCCGCTCTTGTTCGGCAATGAAGTGCGCCCGATCAACCTGGGCATCGTCGACGAGCCGATCGAGTCGATCCTGACCACCTTCAACATCGTCATCTCCAAGTTCGACCTCGCGGCGGCGGCCATTGCCGGCGTGCTGGTGGGATCGCTGGCGCTGTTCTTCCAGTACACCAAGGTCGGGCGCGCACTGCGCGCGGTGGCCGACGACCACCAGGCCGCGCTGTCGCTGGGCATCCCGCTGCAGAACATCTGGGCGATCGTATGGGGCGTGGCGGGCTTCGTCGCGCTGGTGGCGGGCATGCTGTGGGGATCGCGCAATGGCGTGCAGTTCGCGCTGACGCTGACCGCGCTGAAGGCGCTGCCGGTGCTGATCCTGGGCGGCTTTACCTCGGTGCCCGGCGCCATCGTCGGCGGGCTGATCATCGGCGCGTCGGAGAAGCTGGCCGAGATCTACATCCCGCCGGTGTTCCAGTCGATGTTCGGCGGCAATTTCGGCGGCATCGAAGGGTGGTTCCCGTATGTGTTTGCGCTGTTGTTCCTGCTGGTGCGGCCCGAGGGGCTGTTCGGCGAGAAACACATTGATCGCGTCTAA
- a CDS encoding branched-chain amino acid ABC transporter permease: MFYREAGQFKTSYVADSQIFPIRQDRIGFAVLMAVAFVAIPFVGSEYWFSAILIPFLIFSLAALGLNILTGYAGQLSLGTAAFMAVGAYAAYNFQLRIEGMPVLLTFILAGLSAALVGVAFGLPSLRIKGFYLAVATLAAQFFVVWALTKFPWFSNNSSSGVITAQRLDLFGYAIDTPVKKYLFVLAIVTVLALAAKNLVRSATGRAWMSVRDMDVAAEVIGIPLMRTKLLAFAVSSFYCGVAGALYAFCYLGSVEPDGFSLDLSFRVLFMIIIGGVGSILGSFLGAAFILLLPIFLDNVLPPLASLLHLPFTNATVSHIQLMVFGGLIIFFLIVEPHGLARLWQIAKEKLRLWPFPH; the protein is encoded by the coding sequence ATGTTCTATCGTGAAGCGGGCCAGTTCAAGACCAGCTATGTGGCCGACAGCCAGATCTTCCCGATCCGCCAGGACCGCATCGGTTTTGCGGTACTGATGGCGGTCGCCTTCGTGGCGATCCCGTTCGTCGGTTCGGAATACTGGTTCTCGGCCATCCTGATCCCGTTCCTGATCTTCTCGCTGGCGGCGCTGGGGCTGAATATCCTGACCGGCTATGCCGGCCAGCTGTCGCTGGGCACCGCGGCCTTCATGGCGGTGGGCGCGTATGCGGCCTATAACTTCCAGCTGCGCATCGAAGGCATGCCGGTGCTGCTGACCTTTATCCTGGCGGGCCTGTCGGCGGCCCTGGTGGGGGTGGCGTTCGGGCTGCCGTCGCTGCGCATCAAGGGCTTCTACCTGGCGGTGGCCACGCTCGCGGCGCAGTTCTTCGTGGTGTGGGCGCTGACCAAGTTCCCCTGGTTCTCCAACAACAGCTCGTCGGGCGTGATCACCGCGCAACGGCTGGACCTGTTCGGCTACGCCATCGATACGCCGGTGAAGAAGTACCTGTTCGTGCTGGCCATCGTCACGGTGCTGGCGCTGGCGGCCAAGAACCTGGTGCGCTCGGCCACCGGCCGCGCCTGGATGTCGGTGCGAGACATGGACGTGGCGGCGGAAGTGATCGGCATCCCGCTGATGCGCACCAAGCTGCTGGCGTTCGCGGTCAGCTCGTTCTACTGCGGCGTGGCCGGCGCGCTGTACGCGTTCTGCTACCTGGGCTCGGTGGAGCCGGACGGCTTCTCGCTGGACCTGTCGTTCCGCGTGCTGTTCATGATCATCATCGGCGGGGTGGGCAGCATCCTGGGCTCGTTCCTGGGCGCCGCCTTCATCCTGCTGCTGCCGATCTTCCTGGACAACGTGCTGCCGCCGCTGGCCTCGCTGCTGCACCTGCCCTTTACCAACGCCACCGTGTCGCACATCCAGCTGATGGTGTTCGGCGGGCTGATCATCTTCTTCCTGATCGTCGAGCCGCACGGGCTGGCCCGGCTGTGGCAGATCGCCAAGGAGAAGCTGAGGCTGTGGCCGTTCCCTCATTGA
- a CDS encoding ABC transporter substrate-binding protein has product MTNLIRNVQRAALVVSAAAALLAPAVPALAQSNEQFIALPSYRVGPYGANGQSWYGGFIDYLNYVNLKDGGVNGVKLSWEECETEYNNAKGVECYERLKSKNATTKGTAYHAMSTGISYALVDKTAADKVPLVMMGYGRTDAVDGSVFPYAFPLVTTYQMQVSAIVKYLASKSGGSLAGKKIVYLYHDSAYGKEPIVALQAEARLNKFNLVEIPVAHPGNEQGAQWLKIRQENPDYVIFWGWGVMNQTALKAAQKVGFSREKMIGSWWAGSEEDTVPAGDASKGYMSATWNVAGKSVPLIADIEKVVYGAGKGNMQDKNKIGSVLYNRGVSAAVVTVEAVRVAQAKFGKGKPMTGEQMRWAFENLNLTNARLQQLGATGLLPEIKTSCENHEGSGKVKIQQWDGSKWVVVSDWIEGNKGLIHPLFKATAAQYAKEKGITPGCSKS; this is encoded by the coding sequence ATGACCAACCTGATCCGCAACGTGCAACGCGCCGCCCTGGTGGTCAGCGCCGCGGCTGCACTGCTGGCGCCGGCGGTGCCGGCGCTGGCGCAAAGCAACGAGCAGTTCATCGCGCTGCCGAGCTATCGCGTGGGGCCATATGGCGCTAACGGGCAGTCGTGGTATGGCGGCTTCATCGACTACCTGAACTACGTCAACCTCAAGGATGGCGGCGTCAATGGCGTCAAGCTGAGCTGGGAAGAGTGCGAGACCGAGTACAACAACGCCAAGGGCGTGGAGTGCTATGAGCGCCTGAAATCCAAGAACGCCACCACCAAGGGCACGGCCTACCACGCGATGTCGACCGGCATCTCGTACGCGCTGGTCGACAAGACCGCCGCCGACAAGGTGCCGCTGGTGATGATGGGCTACGGTCGCACCGACGCGGTCGACGGCTCGGTGTTCCCGTACGCGTTTCCGCTGGTGACCACGTACCAGATGCAGGTCTCGGCCATCGTCAAGTACCTGGCCAGCAAGAGCGGCGGCTCGCTGGCCGGCAAGAAGATCGTCTACCTGTACCACGACTCGGCCTATGGCAAGGAGCCGATCGTGGCGCTGCAGGCCGAGGCCAGGCTCAACAAGTTCAACCTGGTCGAGATCCCGGTGGCGCACCCGGGCAACGAGCAGGGCGCGCAATGGCTGAAGATCCGCCAGGAGAACCCTGACTACGTGATCTTCTGGGGCTGGGGCGTGATGAACCAGACCGCGCTGAAGGCCGCGCAGAAAGTGGGCTTCTCGCGCGAGAAGATGATTGGCTCCTGGTGGGCGGGCTCCGAGGAAGACACGGTGCCGGCCGGCGATGCCTCCAAGGGCTACATGAGCGCGACCTGGAACGTGGCCGGCAAGAGCGTGCCGCTGATTGCCGATATCGAGAAGGTGGTCTACGGCGCCGGCAAGGGCAATATGCAGGACAAGAACAAGATCGGCTCGGTGCTGTACAACCGCGGCGTCTCGGCGGCGGTGGTGACGGTGGAAGCGGTGCGTGTGGCGCAGGCCAAGTTCGGCAAGGGCAAGCCCATGACCGGCGAGCAGATGCGCTGGGCCTTCGAGAACCTGAACCTGACCAACGCACGGCTGCAGCAGCTGGGCGCCACCGGCCTGCTGCCGGAGATCAAGACCAGCTGCGAGAACCACGAGGGCTCGGGCAAGGTGAAGATCCAGCAGTGGGACGGCAGCAAGTGGGTGGTGGTGTCAGACTGGATCGAGGGCAACAAGGGTCTGATCCACCCGCTGTTCAAGGCCACCGCGGCGCAGTACGCGAAGGAGAAGGGCATTACGCCGGGGTGCTCGAAGAGCTGA
- a CDS encoding ABC transporter ATP-binding protein yields the protein MSLLSVNNIEVIYDHVILVLKGVSLEVPEGKIVALLGANGAGKTTTLKAISNLLQAERGDVTKGSIEYRGDRVDQLTPNDLVRRGVIQVMEGRHCFAHLTIEENLLTGAYTRGLSRGQTRDELEKIYEYFPRLKTRRKSQAGYTSGGEQQMCAIGRAMMAKPAMILLDEPSMGLAPQIVEEIFEIVRGLNSRESVSFLLAEQNTMVALRYADYGYILENGRVVMDGDAESLRTNEDVKEFYLGVAANDADGAGRKSFRDVKSYRRRKRWLA from the coding sequence ATGAGCCTCCTGTCCGTCAACAACATCGAAGTCATCTACGATCACGTGATCCTGGTGCTCAAGGGCGTCTCGCTCGAAGTGCCCGAGGGCAAGATCGTGGCGCTGCTGGGCGCCAACGGCGCGGGCAAGACCACCACGCTCAAGGCCATTTCCAACCTGCTGCAGGCCGAGCGCGGCGATGTCACCAAGGGTTCGATCGAATACCGCGGCGACCGCGTCGACCAGCTCACGCCCAACGACCTGGTGCGCCGCGGCGTGATCCAGGTGATGGAGGGGCGCCACTGCTTCGCGCACCTGACCATCGAGGAAAACCTGCTCACCGGCGCCTACACGCGCGGCCTGTCGCGCGGCCAGACGCGCGACGAGCTGGAGAAGATCTACGAGTACTTCCCGCGCCTGAAGACGCGCCGCAAGTCGCAGGCCGGCTACACCTCGGGCGGCGAGCAGCAGATGTGCGCGATCGGCCGGGCCATGATGGCCAAGCCCGCGATGATCCTGCTCGACGAGCCGTCGATGGGCCTGGCGCCGCAGATCGTCGAGGAGATCTTCGAGATCGTGCGCGGCCTGAACTCGCGCGAAAGCGTCAGCTTCCTGCTGGCCGAGCAGAACACCATGGTGGCGCTGCGCTACGCCGACTACGGCTACATCCTGGAGAACGGACGCGTGGTGATGGATGGCGACGCCGAGTCGCTGCGCACCAACGAGGATGTCAAGGAGTTCTACCTCGGCGTGGCGGCCAACGACGCCGACGGCGCCGGCCGCAAGTCGTTCCGCGACGTCAAGAGTTACCGCCGCCGCAAGCGCTGGCTCGCCTGA